In Gorilla gorilla gorilla isolate KB3781 chromosome 12, NHGRI_mGorGor1-v2.1_pri, whole genome shotgun sequence, the following are encoded in one genomic region:
- the C1GALT1C1L gene encoding C1GALT1-specific chaperone 1-like protein has protein sequence MVCASGTSFFKGMLLGSISWVLITMFGQIHIRHRGQTQDHEHHHLRPPNRNDFLNTSKVILLELSKSIRVFCIIFGESEDESYWAVLKETWTKHCDKAELYDTKNDNLFNIESNDRWVQMRTTYKYVFEKYGDNYNWFFLALPTTFAVIENLKYLLFTRDASQPFYLGHTVISGDLEYVTVEGGIVLSRESMKRLNRLFDNSETCADQSVIWKLSEDKQLAICLKYAGVHAENAEDYEGRDVFNTKPIA, from the coding sequence ATGGTTTGCGCTAGTGGGACATCATTTTTTAAGGGTATGTTGCTTGGGAGCATTTCCTGGGTTTTGATAACTATGTTTGGCCAAATTCACATTCGACACAGAGGTCAAACTCAAGACCACGAGCACCATCACCTTCGTCCACCTAACAGGAACGATTTCTTAAACACTTCAAAAGTGATACTCTTGGAGCTCAGTAAAAGTATTCGTGTTTTCTGTATCATCTTTGGAGAATCCGAAGATGAGAGTTACTGGGCTGTACTGAAAGAGACCTGGACCAAACACTGTGACAAAGCAGAGCTCTACGAtactaaaaatgataatttgttCAATATAGAAAGCAATGACAGGTGGGTACAGATGAGGACCACTTACAAATACGTCTTTGAAAAGTATGGCGACAACTACAACTGGTTCTTCCTTGCACTTCCCACTACGTTTGCTGTCATTGAAAATTTAAAGTACCTTTTGTTTACAAGGGATGCATCCCAGCCCTTCTATCTGGGCCACACTGTTATATCTGGAGACCTCGAATACGTGACTGTGGAAGGAGGGATTGTCTTAAGTAGAGAGTCGATGAAAAGACTTAACAGACTTTTCGATAACTCTGAGACCTGTGCAGATCAAAGTGTGATTTGGAAGTTATCTGAAGATAAGCAGCTGGCAATATGCCTGAAATATGCAGGAGTTCATGCAGAAAATGCAGAGGATTATGAAGGAAGAGATGTATTTAATACAAAACCAATCGCATAG